CGTTAAAGCCTGACGACCATAGCAAGTCGGTACCACCCCTTCCCATCCCGAACAGGACCGTGAAACGACTTCGCGCCAATGATAGTGCGGATTCCCGTGTGAAAGTAGGTCATCGTCAGGCTACTCATCAAGCCTCTCCCCCCTTCGCTTAAATAGCGCAAGGGGGGTTTTGGCTTTGGGGACAAGGAAAACAAGAAAGCAAAGGATCCCAGCCATGCTGCTGCAAGATATTCTGTATTCCCAAGGGTTCGGCACGCGACGCATCTGCGCCGGGCTGGTGCAGCAGGGGAGGGTGAGGGTGCGGGGGGGCGACGCGGAGGACGAGAGCTTTTCCGCTATGACGCTCACGGGCTTGATAGGTTGTAGGCAGTAGAGGTCATAAGGACGCACAGACCTCAGGAGCGGCTTGCCGACTCTTGTGTAAGGAGCGCCCAGGGATGGCAAGACTCAGGCCCTCGGCTGAGAGGCAGTCATATCGGGGCAAGCTGCCTCGTAGCGATAATTCTTGACCAACTTCTCGTTTGAGCGCGAACGGCAAAAAACCTGTTATACTCTTGAATTCTTCGGAGGGGTGCCCGAGTGGCTAAAGGGGGCAGACTGTAAATCTGTTGGCTTACGCCTACACTGGTTCGAATCCAGTCCCCTCCACCAGAATTGTGAGTCTTGGCCATTGAAAGATGGCGGGCCTTGCGGGAGTAGTTCAATGGTAGAACCCCAGCCTTCCAAGCTGATGACGCGGGTTCGATTCCCGTCTCCCGCTCCACGATTTTGTTGTTGATTGCTCGCAGGGGTTTGTGCCTTTGCGTTGCCCATGTGGCTCAGTGGTAGAGCACTCCCTTGGTAAGGGAGAGGTCGCGGGTCCGATTCCCGCCATGGGCACCAGAATTCACGGCGCGCTCCAGTGTTGGAGCGCGCCAATGTTTGTGGTCTTGGTGTAGATTTTTTCGGAGTCGAAAAGATGGCAAAAGGTAAGTTCGAACGTACCAAGCCCCACGTGAACGTGGGCACGATCGGTCACGTGGACCATGGCAAGACGACGCTGACGGCGGCGATCGCCACGGTGCTGTCCAAGAAGTTTGGCGGCGAAGCCAAGGACTACTCGCAGATCGACAACGCGCCTGAAGAAAAGGCCCGCGGCATCACCATCAACACCTCGCACGTCGAGTACGAGACGGCTGCGCGCCACTACGCCCACGTGGACTGTCCCGGCCACGCCGACTATGTGAAGAACATGATCACCGGCGCCGCCCAGATGGACGGTGCCATCTTGGTGTGCTCGGCCGCTGACGGCCCGATGCCCCAGACGCGCGAGCACATCCTGCTGGCCCGCCAGGTGGGCGTGCCCTACATCATCGTGTTCCTGAACAAGTGCGACATGGTGGACGACGAAGAACTCCTGGAGCTCGTCGAGATGGAAGTGCGCGAACTGCTGGACAAGTACGACTTCCCCGGCGACGACACCCCCATCATCCGCGGCTCGGCCAAGCTGGCCCTGGAGGGCGACCAGTCCGACAAGGGCGAGCCCGCCATCTTGAAGCTCGCTGAAGCCCTGGACAGCTACATCCCCACGCCCGAGCGTGCTGTGGACGGCGCCTTCCTGATGCCCGTGGAAGACGTGTTCTCGATCTCCGGGCGCGGCACCGTGGTCACGGGCCGTGTCGAGCGCGGCATCGTCAAGGTCGGCGAAGAAATCGAGATCGTCGGCATCAAGGACACCGTCAAGACCACCGTCACGGGCGTCGAGATGTTCCGCAAGCTCCTGGACCAGGGCCAGGCCGGCGACAACGTGGGCCTGCTGCTTCGCGGCACCAAGCGCGAAGACGTCGAGCGCGGCCAGGTGCTGTGCAAGCCCGGCTCCATCAAGCCGCACACGCACTTCACCGCCGAGGTGTACGTGCTGAGCAAGGACGAGGGCGGCCGTCACACGCCGTTCTTCAACAACTACCGTCCCCAGTTCTACTTCCGCACGACCGACGTCACGGGCTCCATCGAGCTGCCCGAGGACAAGGAAATGGTCATGCCCGGCGACAACGTGTCGATCACCGTCAAGCTGATCGCCCCCATCGCCATGGAAGAAGGCCTGCGCTTTGCCATCCGCGAGGGCGGCCGCACCGTCGGCGCCGGCGTCGTGGCCAAGATCATCGCGTAATCGAAAAGTTTCCAAAGGGGTATAGCTCAATTGGCAGAGCGTCGGTCTCCAAAACCGAAGGTTGTAGGTTCGATTCCTACTGCCCCTGCCACGGAATGACGTGGTAACCCTCAAGCCCGCCACCTTCTGGCGGGCTTCGGCGTCTTGTGTGGCGCCAGGCGAATAAGGCAAAAAACTCGTTATGGCCACTTCCCCGGTTGAAACGGTCACCACTGGCGCAGACAAGGCAAAGCTGGTTGCCTCTGTGGCACTTGTGGTGGCCTCCATTGCTGGCTTCTATCTTCTGGCAAAGCAAGGCCCGCTGGCGCAGTGGGGGGTATTGCTGCTGGGGTTGATCTTTGCGGTGGCTGTGTTCCTGGTGTCCGAGCATGGGCGTCAGCTTGTTGGTTTCAGCCGCGATGCGTGGCGTGAAGTCAAGAAGGTGGTCTGGCCGACACGCAAGGAAACACTGCAGATGACCGGCTATGTGTTCGGTTTTGTGGTGCTGATGGCGCTGTTTCTCTGGTTCACCGACAAGACCCTGGAATGGGTTCTGTACGACTTGGTCTTGGGTTGGAGGAAGTGATGACGGATGCACTGGATTCGAACGACATGCAGGCGGCAGCACAGGCTGCGCCGGCATCCGACATGCGCTGGTACATCGTTCACGCCTATTCGGGCATGGAAAAGGCGGTTGAGCGCAACATTCTCGAACGCATCGCTCGAGCCGGCATGCAGGATAAGTTTGGCCGCATTCTGGTGCCGACCGAAGAGGTCGTCGAGATGAAGAATGGTCAGCGCAAAACTACGGAAAGACGACTGTTCCCGGGTTACGTGTTTGTCGAGATGGCAATGGACGACGATACCTGGCATCTGGTCAAGCACACTAGCAAAGTGACGGGTTTTGTTGGCGGAGCCAAGAACCGGCCGGCGCCGATCTCGGAAGAGGAAGTTCAGAAGATCGTCAGCCAGATGGAAGAGGGCACGGAGAAGCCTCGCCACAAGGTGGAATTCATGGTTGGCGAGCTGGTGCGGGTCAAGGAAGGCCCCTTCACAGACTTCAACGGCTCGGTGGAAGAAGTCAACTACGAAAAGAGCCGCCTGCGCGTTTCCGTGATGATCTTCGGTCGGTCCACTCCCGTCGAACTGGAATTCAGCCAAGTCGAGAAGACTTGACGAACGCCGCGCTCGCGGCTTCCCATTCAAGCGCTTTCCCCGACTCGGCGCTTTTTACAAAACGAGTCGACAACCCCGGGGAGCCTGTCTGCATTCAGGTAGGCGTTAATACCCGCAAGGAGCAACCATGGCGAAGAAAATCGTCGGCTTCATCAAGCTGCAAGTGCCAGCTGGTAAGGCCAATCCCTCTCCTCCGATCGGTCCCGCGCTGGGTCAGCGCGGCCTGAACATCATGGAGTTCTGCAAGGCTTTCAATGCTCAGACGCAAGGCGTCGAGCCGGGCCTGCCGCTGCCCGTGGTGATTACGGCGTTCGCAGACAAGAGCTTCACCTTCATCATCAAGACGCCACCGGCGACTGTGCTGATCAAGAAGGCCATCAAGCTGGACAAGGGCTCCTCGAGTGCCCTGTCCACCAAGGTCGGCAAGATTACACGCGAGCAGCTGGAAGAAATCGCCAAGACCAAGCTCAAGGACATGAACGCTGCCAGCGTGGACGCCGCCGTGCGTACGCTGGCCGGCTCCGCCCGTTCCATGGGCGTGACGGTGGAGGGCCTCTGACATGGCGAAGCTGACCAAGAAGCAAAAGGCCCTGCAGGGCAAGGTGGACTCCACCAAGCTGTACCCCTTCGCCGAAGCCATGGCTCTGGTGAAGGAGGCTGCCACCGCCAAGTTCGATGAGTCCATCGATGTGGCCGTGCAGCTGGGCGTGGATGCCAAGAAGTCCGATCAGGTGGTGCGCGGCGCCGTGGTGTTGCCCAATGGCACCGGCAAGACGACCCGCGTGGCCGTGTTTGCACAGGGTGCCAAGGCGGAAGAAGCCAAGGCTGCCGGTGCCGACATCGTCGGTATGGACGACTTGGCCGCTCAGGTCAAGGCCGGCGACATGCCGTTTGACATCGTCATCGCCGCGCCTGACGCTATGCGCGTCGTGGGTACGCTGGGCCAGATCCTGGGCCCGCGTGGCCTGATGCCCAACCCCAAGGTGGGCACCGTGACTCCCGACGTCGCCACGGCCGTGAAAAACGCCAAGGCAGGCCAGGTGCAATTCCGTGTCGACAAGGCCGGCATCATCCATACGACCATCGGCCGCCGCTCGTTTGGCGACGACAAGCTGCAGGGCAACCTGGTGGCTCTGATCGACGCGCTGAACAAGTCCAAGCCTGCCACGAGCAAGGGCGTGTACCTGCGCAAGGTCGCCGTTTCCTCGACCATGGGCGTGGGCGTGCGCGTGGACACGCAAACCATCTCGGCGTAATTGCGAGATCTTGGGAGGCCCCGCAAGGGCGTCCCGGTGGTGGGCTGGAGCGGGCGTGTCCCGTGCCAGGCCATCCAAGACCGTTGGCGTGCGCCATGGGCCGCACTTAAATCCCCCTGGGCCAACGCAGATGGCGATCCCGCTGAAGATGGAAAGAATTTTCCGAAACAGTTGGTCGCTGCAAACCAAGAGCGCGTACGGCGGGCCTGCCCAAAGTGCGCAAACGAAGGAGTAGACCTTGAGTCTGAATCGCAGTGAGAAAGAAGCGGTCATCAATGAAGTGACCAGCCTCGCCGCTAAAGCTCAAACGCTCGTGATCGCGGAATACCGTGGCATTACGGTGGCCGACCTGACCAAACTGCGTGTCGATGCCCGCAGCAAGGGTGTGTCCCTGAGTGTTCTGAAGAACACCCTGGCACGCCGTGCTGTGGCTGGCAGCCAGTTTGAGGTGGCCGCCGAGCAGATGACCGGCCCGTTGATCTATGGCTTCTCCGAAGACGCTGTGGCCGCCGCCAAGGTGGTGGCCGATTTCGCGAAGACCAACGACAAGCTGGTCATTCGCGGTGGCGCCTTCGCAGGCAAAGCCCTGGACGTGAACGACGTGAAGCAACTGGCCAACATCCCTTCCAAGGAAGTGCTGCTGGCCCAGCTGTGTGGCTTGCTGATGTCGCCGATCTCCCGCACCGCCGTGGTGCTGGGTGCCCTGGCGGCCAAGAAGGGCGAGGGCGAACCTGTGGCCGCCTGATCAGGCGTACGCATTCGCAATCCCAAAACCAACCAATTGTTAGGAAATCAAAATGGCATTCGACAAAGACGCATTCTTGACCGCCCTGGACGGCATGACCGTGCTGGAACTCAATGACCTGGTCAAGGCCATCGAAGAGAAGTTCGGCGTGAGCGCTGCCGCCATGGCAGCCCCTGCTGCAGGTGGCGCAGCTGCCGGCGGCGCTGCTGCCGCTGAAGAGAAGACCGAGTTCAACGTCGTGTTGAACGAAGCTGGCGCCAACAAGGTTTCCGTGATCAAGGCCGTGCGTGAAATCACCGGTCTGGGTCTGAAGGAAGCCAAGGACCTGGTGGACGGCGCTCCCAAGAACGTCAAGGAAGCCCTGCCCAAGGCTGAC
The DNA window shown above is from Pulveribacter suum and carries:
- the rplL gene encoding 50S ribosomal protein L7/L12 — its product is MAFDKDAFLTALDGMTVLELNDLVKAIEEKFGVSAAAMAAPAAGGAAAGGAAAAEEKTEFNVVLNEAGANKVSVIKAVREITGLGLKEAKDLVDGAPKNVKEALPKADAEAAVKKLTDAGAKAELK
- the nusG gene encoding transcription termination/antitermination protein NusG, coding for MTDALDSNDMQAAAQAAPASDMRWYIVHAYSGMEKAVERNILERIARAGMQDKFGRILVPTEEVVEMKNGQRKTTERRLFPGYVFVEMAMDDDTWHLVKHTSKVTGFVGGAKNRPAPISEEEVQKIVSQMEEGTEKPRHKVEFMVGELVRVKEGPFTDFNGSVEEVNYEKSRLRVSVMIFGRSTPVELEFSQVEKT
- the rplJ gene encoding 50S ribosomal protein L10, producing MSLNRSEKEAVINEVTSLAAKAQTLVIAEYRGITVADLTKLRVDARSKGVSLSVLKNTLARRAVAGSQFEVAAEQMTGPLIYGFSEDAVAAAKVVADFAKTNDKLVIRGGAFAGKALDVNDVKQLANIPSKEVLLAQLCGLLMSPISRTAVVLGALAAKKGEGEPVAA
- the secE gene encoding preprotein translocase subunit SecE, which translates into the protein MATSPVETVTTGADKAKLVASVALVVASIAGFYLLAKQGPLAQWGVLLLGLIFAVAVFLVSEHGRQLVGFSRDAWREVKKVVWPTRKETLQMTGYVFGFVVLMALFLWFTDKTLEWVLYDLVLGWRK
- the rplA gene encoding 50S ribosomal protein L1, translated to MAKLTKKQKALQGKVDSTKLYPFAEAMALVKEAATAKFDESIDVAVQLGVDAKKSDQVVRGAVVLPNGTGKTTRVAVFAQGAKAEEAKAAGADIVGMDDLAAQVKAGDMPFDIVIAAPDAMRVVGTLGQILGPRGLMPNPKVGTVTPDVATAVKNAKAGQVQFRVDKAGIIHTTIGRRSFGDDKLQGNLVALIDALNKSKPATSKGVYLRKVAVSSTMGVGVRVDTQTISA
- the tuf gene encoding elongation factor Tu gives rise to the protein MAKGKFERTKPHVNVGTIGHVDHGKTTLTAAIATVLSKKFGGEAKDYSQIDNAPEEKARGITINTSHVEYETAARHYAHVDCPGHADYVKNMITGAAQMDGAILVCSAADGPMPQTREHILLARQVGVPYIIVFLNKCDMVDDEELLELVEMEVRELLDKYDFPGDDTPIIRGSAKLALEGDQSDKGEPAILKLAEALDSYIPTPERAVDGAFLMPVEDVFSISGRGTVVTGRVERGIVKVGEEIEIVGIKDTVKTTVTGVEMFRKLLDQGQAGDNVGLLLRGTKREDVERGQVLCKPGSIKPHTHFTAEVYVLSKDEGGRHTPFFNNYRPQFYFRTTDVTGSIELPEDKEMVMPGDNVSITVKLIAPIAMEEGLRFAIREGGRTVGAGVVAKIIA
- the rplK gene encoding 50S ribosomal protein L11 translates to MAKKIVGFIKLQVPAGKANPSPPIGPALGQRGLNIMEFCKAFNAQTQGVEPGLPLPVVITAFADKSFTFIIKTPPATVLIKKAIKLDKGSSSALSTKVGKITREQLEEIAKTKLKDMNAASVDAAVRTLAGSARSMGVTVEGL